The Paenibacillus yonginensis genome segment GTTGGCCTCCTTCCTGAGTTCGGGTGCTGCTATCCTGCAGCAAGTATCTTAACTGGAAATCCCAAGTTCTCTTTCACGTAAAACGGTTTTAGCACGAGCTATTTCTCTGCGCACGTCACGGATTCGAGTCGGGTTATCAAGCTGACCTGTAGCCAATTGAAAACGGAGGTTAAAGAGTTCCTCTTTAAATCCGGCAATCTTTTGTTCGATCT includes the following:
- the rpmC gene encoding 50S ribosomal protein L29; translation: MKANELRNLTTAEIEQKIAGFKEELFNLRFQLATGQLDNPTRIRDVRREIARAKTVLRERELGISS